The proteins below are encoded in one region of Pseudomonas sp. SCB32:
- the lpxB gene encoding lipid-A-disaccharide synthase produces MQSTVRKLRVALVAGEASGDILGSGLMQALKQRHPDIEFIGVGGPRMQAEGLQSHFPMERLAVMGLVEVLGRLRELLRRRKDLVQMLIAAKPDVFIGIDAPDFNLNIELKLRHAGIRTVHYVSPSVWAWRQKRVLKIKEACDLMLALFPFEARFYEEHAVPVRFVGHPLANTIPLEADRAGARERLGLPQDASVVALLPGSRGGEVGKLGALFLDTAQRLLQDRSGLRFVLPCASPERRAQIEEMLVGRDLPVQLLDGASHEALAACDAVLIASGTATLEALLYKRPMVVAYKVAPMTYRILKRLVKSPYISLPNLLAGRLLVPELIQDAATPEALATTLLPLLDDGSVQTEPFDAIHRALRQDASAQAAEAVLALVEKR; encoded by the coding sequence ATGCAATCGACCGTACGCAAGCTGCGCGTCGCCCTGGTCGCGGGCGAGGCGTCCGGCGATATCCTCGGCTCCGGCCTGATGCAGGCGCTCAAGCAGCGTCACCCCGACATCGAGTTCATCGGTGTCGGCGGTCCGCGCATGCAGGCTGAAGGGTTGCAATCGCATTTCCCGATGGAACGCCTGGCCGTCATGGGCCTGGTCGAGGTGCTCGGCCGCCTGCGCGAACTGCTGCGCCGGCGCAAGGACCTCGTCCAGATGCTGATCGCGGCCAAGCCGGACGTATTCATCGGCATCGACGCGCCGGACTTCAACCTGAACATCGAATTGAAGCTGCGCCACGCGGGCATCCGCACGGTGCACTACGTCAGCCCGTCGGTCTGGGCCTGGCGGCAGAAGCGCGTGCTGAAGATCAAGGAAGCCTGCGATCTGATGCTCGCGCTCTTCCCCTTCGAGGCGCGATTCTACGAAGAGCATGCAGTACCGGTGCGCTTCGTCGGCCATCCGCTGGCCAATACCATTCCCCTGGAAGCCGACCGCGCGGGTGCGCGTGAACGACTTGGCCTGCCGCAGGACGCCAGTGTCGTAGCCCTGCTGCCGGGCAGCCGGGGAGGGGAGGTCGGCAAGCTCGGCGCGCTGTTCCTCGATACGGCCCAACGTCTGCTTCAAGACCGCTCCGGCCTGCGTTTCGTGCTGCCCTGCGCCAGTCCGGAGCGTCGTGCCCAGATCGAAGAAATGCTGGTCGGTCGCGATCTGCCGGTGCAGTTGCTCGACGGTGCTTCTCATGAAGCCCTGGCGGCCTGCGATGCGGTCCTGATCGCCTCCGGCACCGCCACGCTGGAGGCGCTGCTGTACAAGCGACCGATGGTTGTCGCCTACAAGGTGGCGCCGATGACCTATCGCATCCTCAAGCGGCTGGTGAAGAGCCCCTATATTTCCCTGCCGAACCTGCTGGCCGGGCGTTTGCTGGTGCCTGAACTGATCCAGGATGCGGCGACGCCCGAGGCGCTGGCCACTACCCTGCTGCCGCTGCTGGACGACGGCAGTGTGCAGACTGAACCCTTCGACGCCATCCATCGCGCCCTGCGCCAGGATGCGTCGGCGCAGGCCGCCGAAGCGGTGCTCGCCCTGGTGGAGAAACGCTGA
- the lpxA gene encoding acyl-ACP--UDP-N-acetylglucosamine O-acyltransferase, producing the protein MSLIDPRAIIDPRAKLADDVEVGPWSIVGPDVEIGEGTVIGPHVVLKGPTKIGKHNRIFQFSSVGEDTPDLKYKGEPTRLVIGDHNVIREGVTIHRGTIQDRSETTIGDHNLLMAYVHIGHDSVIGNHCILVNNTALAGHVHVDDWAILSGYTLVHQFCRIGAHSFTGMGSAIGKDVPAYVTVFGNPAEARSMNFEGLRRRGFSAEAIHALRRAYKVVYRQGLTVDEALAELVEVSEQFPEVAVFRDSIQSSTRGITR; encoded by the coding sequence ATGAGTTTGATCGATCCTCGCGCCATCATCGACCCGCGCGCAAAACTGGCTGACGACGTAGAGGTGGGCCCCTGGTCCATCGTCGGGCCGGATGTGGAGATCGGAGAAGGTACGGTGATCGGTCCGCACGTGGTGCTCAAGGGCCCCACGAAGATCGGCAAGCACAATCGCATCTTTCAGTTCTCCAGCGTCGGCGAGGACACTCCCGACCTGAAGTACAAGGGCGAGCCGACTCGCCTGGTGATCGGCGACCACAACGTGATCCGCGAGGGTGTAACCATCCATCGCGGCACCATCCAGGATCGTTCGGAAACCACAATCGGGGACCACAACCTGCTCATGGCCTATGTGCATATCGGCCATGACAGTGTGATCGGCAACCATTGCATTCTGGTGAACAACACGGCGCTGGCCGGCCATGTGCACGTGGATGACTGGGCGATCCTGTCCGGTTACACCCTGGTGCATCAGTTCTGCCGCATCGGCGCGCACAGCTTCACCGGTATGGGCAGTGCGATCGGCAAGGACGTTCCGGCCTATGTGACCGTCTTTGGCAACCCTGCCGAAGCCCGCAGCATGAACTTCGAAGGCCTGCGCCGTCGTGGCTTCAGTGCCGAGGCCATCCACGCGCTGCGTCGGGCCTACAAGGTGGTCTACCGCCAGGGGCTGACGGTAGACGAGGCCCTGGCCGAGCTGGTCGAGGTTTCGGAGCAGTTCCCGGAGGTAGCGGTATTCCGCGACTCCATCCAGAGCTCCACCCGCGGCATCACCCGCTGA
- the fabZ gene encoding 3-hydroxyacyl-ACP dehydratase FabZ — MMDINEIREYLPHRYPFLLVDRVVELDIEGKRIRAYKNVSINEPFFNGHFPQHPIMPGVLIIEAMAQAAGILGFKMLDVKPADGTLYYFVGSDKLRFRQPVLPGDQLQLHAQFISVKRGIWKFDCHATVDDKPVCSAEIICAERKL; from the coding sequence ATGATGGACATCAACGAGATTCGCGAATACCTGCCTCATCGCTACCCCTTCCTGCTGGTGGATCGGGTGGTGGAGCTGGACATCGAAGGCAAGCGCATTCGCGCCTACAAGAATGTCAGCATCAACGAGCCGTTCTTCAATGGCCATTTCCCGCAACACCCGATCATGCCGGGCGTGCTGATCATCGAAGCCATGGCCCAGGCGGCCGGTATCCTCGGCTTCAAGATGCTCGACGTGAAGCCGGCCGACGGCACCCTGTATTACTTCGTCGGCTCCGACAAGCTGCGCTTCCGCCAGCCGGTGCTGCCGGGTGACCAGCTGCAGCTGCATGCCCAGTTCATCAGCGTCAAGCGCGGCATCTGGAAGTTCGACTGCCACGCCACCGTCGATGACAAGCCGGTATGCTCGGCTGAAATCATCTGTGCGGAACGCAAACTATGA
- the lpxD gene encoding UDP-3-O-(3-hydroxymyristoyl)glucosamine N-acyltransferase — MMTELSFTLAELAAQLDAELRGDPALVVRGLATLQEAGEDQLSFLANPQYRKFLPECKAGAVLLTEADAEGFTGNALIVANPYLAYAGLSHQFDRKPKAPVGIHPTAVVDEAAQVDPAASIGPYAVIEAGALIGAGVTIGAHCFVGARSVIGEGGWLAPRVTLYHDVRIGKRVVIQSGAVLGGEGFGFANHKGVWQKIAQIGGVTVGDDVEIGANTTIDRGALSDTLVGNGVKLDNQIMIAHNVQIGDHTAMAGCCGISGSAKIGKHCMLAGGVGLVGHIEICDNVFVTGMTMVTRSITEPGSYSSGTAMQPAGEWKKSAARIRQLDDMARRLQQLEKRLAAVTPSGDAPSDA; from the coding sequence ATGATGACCGAGCTGTCCTTTACCCTCGCTGAACTGGCTGCGCAGCTCGATGCCGAGCTGCGTGGCGATCCCGCTCTAGTCGTTCGCGGCCTGGCAACCCTTCAGGAAGCCGGCGAGGACCAACTGAGCTTCCTGGCCAATCCGCAGTACCGCAAGTTCCTGCCTGAGTGCAAGGCGGGTGCAGTGCTGCTGACGGAGGCCGATGCCGAAGGCTTCACCGGCAACGCGCTGATCGTCGCCAACCCCTATCTGGCCTACGCCGGCCTGTCGCACCAGTTCGACCGCAAGCCCAAGGCTCCAGTCGGCATCCATCCGACTGCGGTGGTCGACGAGGCTGCCCAGGTCGATCCAGCCGCGAGCATCGGTCCCTATGCGGTGATCGAGGCTGGTGCGCTGATCGGCGCAGGCGTCACCATCGGCGCCCATTGCTTCGTCGGCGCGCGCAGTGTGATCGGCGAGGGCGGCTGGCTGGCTCCGAGAGTGACCCTGTACCACGACGTACGCATCGGCAAGCGCGTGGTGATCCAGTCCGGCGCCGTGCTGGGAGGGGAAGGCTTCGGCTTCGCCAACCACAAGGGCGTCTGGCAGAAGATCGCGCAAATTGGCGGTGTGACCGTTGGCGATGACGTCGAGATCGGCGCAAATACCACGATCGACCGCGGTGCGCTGTCCGATACCCTGGTGGGCAATGGCGTGAAGCTGGACAACCAGATCATGATCGCCCACAACGTGCAGATCGGTGACCACACCGCGATGGCGGGCTGCTGCGGGATTTCCGGCAGCGCCAAGATCGGCAAGCATTGCATGCTCGCCGGTGGTGTCGGTCTGGTTGGCCACATCGAGATCTGCGACAACGTCTTCGTCACCGGGATGACCATGGTGACCCGTTCGATTACCGAACCGGGTTCCTACTCGTCCGGTACCGCCATGCAGCCGGCCGGCGAATGGAAGAAGAGCGCCGCTCGCATTCGCCAGCTGGATGACATGGCCCGTCGTCTGCAGCAGCTGGAAAAGCGTCTGGCTGCCGTGACCCCAAGCGGAGACGCTCCATCTGATGCGTGA